One genomic segment of Chryseobacterium phocaeense includes these proteins:
- a CDS encoding T9SS type A sorting domain-containing protein yields MKPKLIFLAFLFMAFMNVKAQCNPTITSPRMGVQYPDKIVFCNSEAETLSTQTFGSYQWYKQEWTWQTPNTNPWVAIPGATSQILTINGTNDQLHYFKVAVTQGDCTAESPAIMTDGFAYALPAMISTMTPGTFEVVGQGELNVCNGASVKFDNAFPDLYGTHVWYSCVPSSPPPSPGDPCVISGATGDTYIATESGEYGFYACTEYCPDQCEFLGTGSFVKVNFGDWEFCSLGTDETKPKENSLKIYPNPTAQFLYIGKESDKMYKEISVIDMSGKVVLQKNSHRFNEPVDVSRLVPGNYIILSKDSEGNTYKNKFIKK; encoded by the coding sequence ATGAAACCAAAACTGATTTTTTTGGCTTTTCTGTTCATGGCCTTTATGAATGTAAAAGCACAGTGTAATCCCACCATTACCAGTCCGCGAATGGGCGTACAATATCCTGACAAAATTGTATTCTGCAACAGCGAAGCGGAAACCCTTTCCACTCAAACCTTCGGAAGCTACCAGTGGTACAAACAGGAATGGACCTGGCAGACCCCGAATACCAATCCATGGGTGGCTATTCCGGGAGCAACTTCACAAATCCTGACGATCAACGGAACCAATGACCAGCTGCACTACTTTAAAGTTGCTGTTACACAAGGAGACTGTACCGCAGAAAGTCCAGCGATCATGACAGATGGGTTTGCGTACGCACTGCCCGCGATGATCAGTACCATGACTCCCGGAACCTTTGAAGTGGTAGGACAGGGCGAGCTGAATGTGTGTAACGGAGCATCCGTGAAATTTGATAATGCTTTTCCCGACCTCTATGGTACCCATGTATGGTACAGCTGTGTACCCAGCAGCCCGCCTCCCTCTCCCGGAGATCCTTGTGTAATTAGCGGAGCCACGGGAGATACTTATATAGCTACAGAATCTGGTGAATACGGATTTTATGCATGTACGGAATATTGCCCGGATCAATGTGAGTTTTTAGGAACAGGAAGTTTTGTGAAAGTGAATTTCGGAGACTGGGAGTTCTGCAGTCTCGGAACAGATGAAACAAAGCCAAAGGAGAACAGCCTCAAAATATACCCGAATCCTACCGCACAGTTTCTGTATATCGGAAAAGAATCGGATAAAATGTATAAAGAGATTTCTGTTATTGATATGTCCGGAAAAGTGGTCCTTCAGAAAAACAGCCACCGTTTCAACGAGCCTGTGGATGTCAGCAGGCTGGTTCCGGGAAATTATATTATTCTTTCCAAAGATTCAGAAGGAAATACCTACAAAAACAAGTTCATAAAGAAATAA
- a CDS encoding DUF4840 domain-containing protein — protein MKNLIVLKVITTVLVISIIFSLFSCIDEDRIEVPPVKLEDVNGSYKGRLITVQGEFRNEKVVDFKIKKDTLEFPEFPIKEIVTAVVKDPVKVQNALTAMGKVKYKVKYASVLNAEKNWVELTFAPKELELQIPVDGVNKKTIVTMVAKQKGYFVGLDYTLRFVLAAEKLTVDGVQLNPFEPIYYNFPYCVKTGN, from the coding sequence ATGAAGAATTTAATAGTACTTAAAGTGATTACCACCGTTTTAGTTATATCCATCATCTTCTCCCTGTTCTCATGTATCGATGAGGACAGGATTGAAGTACCCCCTGTGAAACTCGAGGATGTTAACGGCAGCTATAAGGGGAGGCTGATTACGGTGCAGGGAGAGTTCAGAAATGAAAAAGTTGTGGACTTCAAGATAAAAAAAGACACCCTTGAATTTCCGGAATTTCCAATCAAAGAAATCGTAACGGCAGTTGTAAAAGATCCCGTGAAAGTACAGAATGCCCTTACAGCAATGGGAAAAGTAAAATATAAAGTAAAGTATGCTTCCGTCCTCAATGCTGAAAAAAACTGGGTGGAACTCACGTTTGCGCCAAAAGAACTTGAATTGCAGATTCCGGTAGATGGCGTGAATAAAAAAACAATAGTGACAATGGTTGCAAAACAGAAAGGATATTTTGTAGGATTGGATTATACGCTGAGGTTTGTCCTTGCTGCAGAAAAGCTCACAGTAGACGGCGTACAGCTGAATCCCTTTGAACCGATTTATTATAACTTTCCTTATTGTGTAAAAACAGGAAACTAG
- a CDS encoding RNA polymerase sigma factor, producing MEENKEQILIRRLLAKEEAAWKELFGMHSGNLAGVCSRYLPGKDDVHDVLQNSFIKMFRSIETFEYRGIGSLKAWMMRITVNEALKHIKQHSGIMADADVNEFPDISGDEEPDLEEVSQAVIMKMIQSLPDGYRTVFNLFVFEKKSHKEIAGLLGIAENSSASQFHRAKGMLARKINEYKMSKEAQYE from the coding sequence ATGGAAGAAAACAAGGAGCAGATTTTGATCAGACGCCTTCTCGCGAAGGAAGAAGCTGCCTGGAAAGAACTTTTCGGAATGCATTCCGGAAATCTTGCCGGGGTCTGTTCCCGTTACCTTCCGGGAAAAGATGATGTGCATGATGTGCTGCAAAACAGCTTTATAAAAATGTTCCGGTCTATAGAAACATTTGAGTACAGGGGCATCGGTTCACTTAAAGCCTGGATGATGAGGATTACGGTGAATGAGGCTTTAAAGCATATAAAGCAGCACTCCGGTATTATGGCAGATGCAGACGTGAATGAATTTCCGGATATTTCCGGCGATGAAGAACCCGATCTTGAAGAAGTTTCGCAGGCTGTCATTATGAAAATGATCCAATCATTACCGGATGGGTACAGAACGGTATTTAATCTGTTTGTATTTGAGAAGAAAAGCCATAAGGAGATTGCAGGGCTTCTGGGAATAGCAGAAAATTCTTCCGCCTCCCAGTTTCACAGGGCAAAAGGAATGCTTGCCCGGAAAATTAATGAATATAAAATGTCAAAAGAAGCACAATATGAATGA
- a CDS encoding outer membrane beta-barrel protein has product MNDQWLNDLHRKMEDHEEDIPDGLWDDIKNELFSDEKETGMAAGLMPETDKEESKKNISEKPGRSLLYRISGMAAAIAMLFFTGKLLLDMNAEKNNPQITKRSESENTIKNNDHKTTESVQPPNVDIPGAANMGSGEKYSNLVNIISEKTDISKMVQSVFNKEIIDNKSAELKKNEDPKLVTKEVPPAYSSFPPINENPVIKENQSDDEIFNTTEDKISEKYAANDSPKTSGRKSKKWMLSMLTGNVSSNAAEQRFPGYASINGSPLAFSDFWSAGTQDDPLTEVLLANQSKEVEARIRHKIPVIFGLSMYYSIGKRWGIGTGVNYTKLMSELHSGSNSNYVKGEQSIHYIGIPVQVNYNVIQKGRFTGYVTGGILAEKAVAGKLTTKYIVNDAVEETSEEKINIKPVQFSVNSAVGLQVKIIDKIGIYAEPGIGYHFKNESELNTIYKEKPLNFNMKFGIRVLLD; this is encoded by the coding sequence ATGAATGATCAGTGGTTAAATGATCTGCACAGGAAAATGGAAGACCACGAAGAGGATATTCCGGATGGGCTGTGGGATGATATTAAAAATGAACTTTTTTCTGATGAGAAAGAAACCGGAATGGCAGCAGGTTTAATGCCGGAAACGGATAAAGAAGAAAGCAAAAAAAATATTTCTGAAAAGCCTGGAAGATCCCTTCTATACCGTATCAGTGGAATGGCGGCGGCTATTGCCATGCTGTTCTTCACAGGAAAATTGCTGCTGGACATGAATGCTGAAAAAAATAATCCTCAGATTACAAAAAGATCTGAAAGTGAAAATACTATTAAAAACAATGACCACAAGACGACAGAATCTGTACAGCCTCCAAATGTGGATATCCCGGGAGCTGCGAATATGGGATCAGGTGAAAAATATAGCAACTTAGTAAATATAATTTCGGAAAAAACTGACATTAGTAAGATGGTGCAAAGCGTCTTTAATAAAGAAATAATAGACAACAAGAGTGCAGAATTGAAGAAAAACGAAGATCCCAAACTTGTAACAAAAGAAGTACCACCTGCTTACAGTTCATTTCCTCCGATAAATGAAAATCCTGTAATAAAAGAGAACCAAAGTGATGATGAAATCTTTAATACAACCGAAGATAAAATATCCGAAAAGTATGCAGCTAATGACAGTCCAAAAACATCCGGAAGAAAATCAAAAAAATGGATGCTGAGTATGCTTACAGGAAATGTTTCATCTAATGCAGCTGAACAGAGATTTCCGGGCTATGCATCCATCAATGGAAGTCCTTTGGCTTTCAGTGATTTTTGGAGTGCCGGTACACAGGATGATCCACTTACCGAGGTTCTGCTGGCCAATCAGAGCAAAGAGGTTGAAGCAAGGATCCGACATAAAATTCCGGTTATTTTTGGGCTGTCTATGTATTACAGCATTGGAAAAAGATGGGGAATAGGAACGGGGGTAAATTATACGAAACTAATGTCTGAACTTCACTCAGGAAGCAATTCCAATTATGTAAAGGGTGAACAAAGCATTCACTATATAGGAATCCCGGTACAGGTTAATTACAATGTCATTCAGAAAGGAAGGTTTACAGGATACGTAACGGGAGGAATTCTTGCAGAAAAAGCAGTAGCAGGAAAGCTTACGACAAAATATATTGTAAATGATGCGGTTGAAGAGACTTCGGAAGAGAAAATCAATATTAAGCCCGTACAGTTTTCAGTTAATTCTGCGGTAGGGCTTCAGGTAAAAATTATTGATAAGATCGGAATATATGCGGAACCGGGAATCGGGTACCATTTCAAAAATGAAAGTGAACTTAATACCATCTATAAAGAAAAACCATTAAACTTTAATATGAAGTTCGGAATCAGGGTGTTGCTGGACTAA
- a CDS encoding DoxX family protein, giving the protein MKAICWIIKLVPVVIMLQTLYFKFSASPESVYIFSKIGMEPWGRIGIGILELIASVFILIPRTTFYGAVLGVLLMAGAIRFHLTELGITVQNDGGKLFYLALTVAVSCALLVAVNIKQISPLFSKS; this is encoded by the coding sequence ATGAAAGCGATCTGCTGGATTATTAAACTGGTCCCTGTAGTCATCATGCTGCAAACCCTTTATTTTAAATTCTCAGCCTCCCCTGAATCTGTTTATATCTTCTCAAAAATAGGAATGGAGCCTTGGGGAAGAATAGGAATAGGGATTCTGGAACTTATAGCATCGGTCTTCATATTAATTCCAAGAACCACTTTTTACGGAGCTGTATTGGGAGTTTTATTAATGGCGGGAGCGATCAGGTTTCATTTAACGGAATTGGGGATTACCGTGCAGAATGACGGAGGAAAACTGTTTTATCTGGCATTAACTGTTGCTGTATCCTGTGCGTTGTTAGTTGCTGTAAACATAAAACAAATCTCTCCCTTGTTTTCTAAAAGTTAA
- a CDS encoding AraC family transcriptional regulator, with product MSVQIQSYHASGFPPDFSTENYCVVLLQGSGVFSVDQINYFYDGFTVLFLTPYQKLKLAPDTDDEIFLLFFHGDYYCIEYHKEEVACNGLLFNNIYLNPGIPLSEDNYIYILSILNHIQHELSEKHLFSESIIKTYIQLILAICSKEKSGSMDGQLSGAKIPNKNAAEFQKLLELHFKEEKELSFYSTKLNITNNTLSKAIKKDFNKTPSQLINERITLEAKKLLHLTYRSVKEIASELGFDDEFYFSRYFKKSVGCSPKKYREKVGISIVAKMSM from the coding sequence ATGTCAGTACAAATACAATCGTATCACGCTTCCGGATTTCCTCCTGATTTTAGTACGGAGAATTATTGTGTGGTTTTATTGCAGGGTTCGGGCGTATTTTCAGTGGATCAGATCAATTATTTTTATGACGGGTTTACAGTTCTTTTTCTTACGCCTTACCAGAAATTAAAGCTGGCCCCGGATACGGATGATGAAATCTTTCTTCTTTTTTTTCATGGTGATTATTACTGCATTGAGTATCATAAAGAAGAAGTAGCCTGCAACGGGCTTTTATTCAACAACATTTATTTAAATCCCGGCATACCGCTCAGCGAGGATAATTACATTTATATTCTCAGTATTCTGAACCATATTCAGCATGAGCTTTCTGAAAAACATCTTTTCTCAGAATCCATTATTAAAACCTATATCCAGCTGATACTGGCTATTTGCAGTAAGGAAAAAAGCGGAAGTATGGATGGCCAATTGTCAGGGGCAAAGATTCCCAATAAAAATGCTGCTGAATTTCAAAAACTTCTGGAGCTTCATTTTAAAGAAGAAAAAGAGCTGTCCTTCTACAGCACAAAATTGAATATTACCAATAATACACTGAGCAAAGCCATTAAAAAGGATTTCAATAAAACGCCAAGCCAGCTTATTAATGAAAGAATTACCCTGGAAGCAAAAAAACTTCTTCATCTCACCTACCGCTCTGTAAAGGAAATTGCTTCTGAACTGGGATTTGATGATGAGTTTTATTTCAGCAGGTATTTTAAAAAATCCGTAGGATGTTCCCCGAAAAAGTACCGGGAGAAAGTAGGCATTTCCATTGTAGCCAAAATGTCCATGTAA
- a CDS encoding S41 family peptidase — MKLIYFTIISFLIISQSAMAQDNPRKYLEDAILVMRQNSVNKGSIDWQKVTKNAIDSLGNKKTIKEVYPVIISCLEQLGDNHSKFFKPEVVNFYMKSYKENGEPFPYPKDSLIDNHIGYISIPSIGSFNDGDWNIYVSDFYKKVKSLDSKKLIAWVIDVRGNEGGMFSPMFKAVQPFLDKANVIGSKDNKGQISYYTVKKDNILFDNTIIATIKIQNIKLKHKNIPIFILTDKKTASSGEFVVASFVGQENVTIVGTNTQGLTSDNSEFKLSDGSFLVLTTGNIVDRNGKEYIEVGKGILPDIKVVSHHLNDYIDVVKGKL; from the coding sequence ATGAAACTGATATATTTTACTATTATTTCTTTTTTAATTATCTCTCAGTCAGCAATGGCCCAGGATAATCCAAGAAAATATTTGGAAGATGCCATATTAGTCATGAGACAAAATTCAGTTAATAAAGGATCAATTGACTGGCAGAAGGTTACCAAGAATGCCATTGACTCTTTAGGCAATAAAAAAACAATTAAAGAAGTTTACCCTGTAATTATATCATGTTTAGAGCAATTAGGCGATAACCATTCGAAGTTTTTCAAGCCTGAAGTAGTTAATTTTTACATGAAATCTTACAAAGAAAATGGGGAGCCATTTCCTTATCCCAAAGATAGTCTTATAGATAATCACATTGGTTACATCTCTATTCCGTCAATTGGTAGCTTTAATGATGGTGACTGGAACATTTATGTAAGTGATTTTTATAAAAAAGTTAAGTCTTTGGACTCAAAAAAACTTATTGCCTGGGTTATTGATGTGCGGGGAAATGAAGGTGGAATGTTTTCACCGATGTTTAAAGCGGTTCAACCGTTTTTAGATAAAGCAAACGTAATTGGGTCTAAAGATAATAAAGGCCAAATCAGTTATTACACAGTTAAAAAAGATAATATCCTTTTTGATAACACAATAATTGCAACAATAAAGATTCAGAATATAAAGCTGAAACATAAAAATATTCCCATTTTCATTTTGACTGATAAAAAGACGGCAAGCTCCGGCGAATTTGTGGTCGCGAGTTTCGTTGGTCAGGAAAATGTAACTATTGTTGGGACAAATACTCAAGGCTTAACCTCAGACAATTCAGAGTTCAAATTATCTGATGGATCATTTTTGGTATTGACAACCGGAAATATAGTGGACAGGAATGGAAAAGAGTATATTGAAGTTGGTAAAGGTATTTTACCAGATATAAAAGTCGTAAGTCATCATTTAAATGATTATATTGATGTTGTTAAAGGTAAATTATAG
- a CDS encoding sigma-70 family RNA polymerase sigma factor, with the protein MKKEDPDLIPEEWVDAFADFLYHFAVLRVNSKEDAEDLVQETFLAAYKNIKQFENRSSVKTWLTSILKNKIVDYYRKKGSSNQSYDDYLAQTETSFENAFFNQENYGRWKQDINKNYISESADAYILSKEFYKIMEFCLQKLPSKLKSVFVAKYMLDEDAEKICKEFNITSSNYWVLLFQAKTLLRSCLEKNEITL; encoded by the coding sequence ATGAAAAAAGAAGATCCAGATTTAATTCCTGAAGAATGGGTTGATGCATTTGCAGATTTCCTTTATCACTTTGCAGTATTGAGAGTAAATTCTAAAGAAGATGCCGAAGATCTTGTACAGGAAACTTTTTTGGCGGCTTATAAGAATATTAAACAATTTGAAAACAGATCCTCTGTGAAAACCTGGCTTACGAGTATCCTGAAGAATAAAATTGTAGATTATTACAGAAAGAAAGGTAGCAGCAATCAAAGCTATGACGATTATCTGGCCCAAACGGAAACATCATTTGAAAATGCCTTTTTTAATCAGGAAAACTATGGAAGATGGAAGCAGGACATTAATAAAAACTATATTTCTGAAAGTGCAGATGCCTATATTTTAAGCAAAGAATTTTATAAAATCATGGAGTTTTGTCTTCAAAAACTACCTTCAAAATTAAAATCTGTCTTTGTAGCTAAATATATGCTGGATGAAGATGCAGAAAAAATATGTAAGGAATTTAATATTACTTCGTCTAACTACTGGGTGCTTCTTTTTCAGGCCAAAACATTATTAAGAAGTTGTCTTGAAAAAAACGAAATCACTCTGTAA
- a CDS encoding DinB family protein, with product MINSIDENLKELYRILAMVSPELYTKKSRYLFGSSIGQHMRHILEMYEVVLEGYVCGRFSFNNRSRKLILEENMEEMLSAIQRINSGISKEDKELICILYDNENNKQELKTTYFRELLYCFEHGIHHQALIKVALKEFKWKEIPEHFGVAPSTIKFRTSCAR from the coding sequence ATGATCAATAGTATAGACGAAAATCTTAAGGAATTGTATCGTATATTAGCAATGGTCTCTCCTGAATTATATACAAAAAAAAGCCGGTATTTATTTGGGAGCTCAATAGGGCAGCATATGAGGCATATCCTGGAAATGTATGAAGTTGTATTGGAAGGATATGTCTGCGGAAGATTTTCTTTCAACAACAGAAGCAGAAAACTGATTTTAGAAGAAAATATGGAAGAAATGCTTTCTGCTATTCAAAGAATAAATTCAGGGATCAGTAAAGAAGATAAAGAATTAATCTGTATCCTTTATGATAATGAAAACAATAAGCAAGAACTTAAAACCACCTATTTCAGGGAACTGTTGTATTGCTTTGAGCACGGAATTCATCATCAGGCTTTAATAAAAGTGGCCCTTAAAGAATTCAAATGGAAAGAGATTCCTGAACATTTCGGAGTGGCACCATCAACCATAAAATTTCGTACCTCATGTGCACGGTAA
- a CDS encoding YHS domain-containing (seleno)protein: MKTKLLFSFLLLLGGLVFSQSLRNINHKNGIANYRYDVVSYFYGKPQEGSDKNIVKYMGADYYFANPQNKAAFQKDPDKYLPQYGGYCAFAMGDSGEKVETSPKTYKIISGKLYLFYNKFFTNTLTSWNKDEKNLIIRASRNWEKFAGR, from the coding sequence ATGAAAACAAAGCTTTTATTTTCCTTTCTTTTATTATTGGGTGGTTTAGTCTTTTCACAATCACTGCGAAATATTAATCATAAGAACGGCATAGCCAATTATAGGTACGATGTAGTAAGCTATTTTTACGGCAAACCCCAGGAAGGCTCTGACAAAAATATTGTAAAATACATGGGCGCAGATTATTATTTTGCGAATCCCCAAAACAAAGCCGCATTTCAGAAAGATCCGGATAAATATCTTCCGCAATATGGTGGGTACTGTGCTTTTGCGATGGGAGACAGCGGCGAAAAAGTGGAAACAAGCCCCAAAACCTATAAAATTATCAGCGGAAAGCTATATTTGTTTTACAATAAATTTTTTACCAATACTTTAACGAGCTGGAATAAGGATGAAAAAAACCTTATCATCAGGGCATCCCGAAACTGGGAAAAGTTCGCTGGGAGGTAA
- a CDS encoding DUF417 family protein, with protein MQKNKILSGLVKLDSYFLNFLRISIFIVMVWIGGLKAYRYEADGIVPFVANSPLMSFFHKDAGKKVMNEDQKMVPEYTLYKNPEGKTVQKNIDWHTENGTYTFSYGLGTMIVIIGLLIVLGIWFPKAGVLGGALTFIMSFVTLSFLITTPEVYVPNLGGDFPTPQFGFPYLSGAGRLVLKDIIMMAAGLVLFSDSLKKVLKSTHKETSTSN; from the coding sequence ATGCAGAAAAATAAAATACTCAGTGGTCTTGTGAAGCTGGATTCCTATTTCCTCAATTTTCTAAGAATTTCCATATTTATTGTGATGGTCTGGATCGGTGGATTAAAAGCTTACCGGTATGAAGCCGATGGAATTGTTCCGTTTGTGGCCAACAGCCCTTTAATGAGCTTCTTTCATAAAGATGCCGGCAAAAAAGTAATGAATGAAGATCAGAAAATGGTTCCGGAATATACGCTTTATAAAAACCCGGAAGGGAAAACCGTACAAAAAAATATAGACTGGCATACAGAAAACGGAACGTATACATTTTCCTATGGATTAGGAACCATGATTGTCATTATTGGTCTTCTGATCGTTCTTGGTATATGGTTTCCAAAGGCAGGAGTCTTGGGCGGAGCTTTAACGTTTATCATGTCTTTTGTGACCCTTTCTTTTCTTATTACAACTCCCGAAGTGTATGTTCCCAACTTAGGCGGAGACTTCCCTACTCCACAATTTGGATTCCCCTATCTTTCAGGAGCAGGAAGGTTGGTCTTAAAGGATATTATTATGATGGCTGCCGGCCTGGTACTGTTTTCAGACAGTTTAAAGAAGGTTCTGAAATCAACACATAAGGAAACAAGCACTAGTAACTAA
- a CDS encoding spondin domain-containing protein, producing MKKKLFKTASLAAGILTAFILTSCDDNDDMMMDNASVQRTITFENVVTAKDFVESGSFQGTGTPVILPGQSVSFTFSAGKAQALMFATMYGASKDWFFASKQPGIKLFDDNGNAMTGDVSSQVILWDNGTKNDTSGQAETNPIAPVPNVDASQLMKLNLTYNAMSSEFTLTISNNSGGTANETPFSPGVWAVSNYSGSQLLNSTPFFTANALSNPEITDIAQMGNINKMVTKLNMNTGIMTGLSPALVVVYSGDKNPVYELGQTDMDKGLKEIAQFGNVSKLQNSLKTLPNVKGVYVAGSAPVAPGSKVSTQFTTVPGDKIAYVTMFGFSNDWFYANEQGIDANTKGDLTSKTSLFDSGTGVDQYPGAGNRQALFGGTPQAESKPISKVGNTFPVPAVQNVIKVTID from the coding sequence ATGAAAAAAAAACTTTTTAAAACAGCTTCGTTAGCGGCGGGAATACTGACAGCGTTTATTCTTACCTCTTGTGATGACAATGATGATATGATGATGGATAATGCCTCTGTTCAGAGGACCATCACATTTGAAAACGTAGTTACTGCGAAAGATTTTGTGGAAAGCGGAAGCTTTCAGGGTACAGGAACCCCGGTGATCCTGCCGGGGCAGTCCGTTTCCTTTACATTCAGTGCAGGGAAGGCACAGGCGCTGATGTTTGCAACCATGTACGGCGCCTCCAAAGATTGGTTTTTTGCTTCAAAACAACCGGGAATCAAGCTGTTCGATGACAACGGAAATGCGATGACGGGAGATGTTTCTTCACAGGTAATACTATGGGATAACGGGACAAAAAATGACACCTCCGGACAGGCAGAAACCAATCCAATTGCTCCTGTTCCCAATGTTGACGCTTCTCAGTTGATGAAGCTGAATCTTACTTATAATGCCATGTCTTCTGAGTTTACGCTGACCATCAGCAACAATTCAGGCGGAACCGCCAACGAAACACCTTTCTCTCCCGGCGTATGGGCCGTTTCCAATTATAGCGGATCCCAGCTTCTTAACAGCACGCCATTTTTTACGGCAAACGCTTTGTCAAATCCTGAAATCACGGATATTGCACAAATGGGAAACATCAATAAAATGGTGACTAAACTAAATATGAATACCGGTATTATGACCGGGCTCTCTCCTGCTTTGGTAGTAGTCTACAGTGGCGATAAAAACCCTGTATATGAATTAGGGCAAACCGATATGGACAAAGGGTTAAAGGAGATTGCCCAGTTTGGAAATGTATCAAAACTTCAGAACAGCCTGAAAACCTTACCGAATGTGAAAGGCGTTTATGTGGCCGGCAGTGCTCCTGTAGCTCCGGGAAGCAAGGTTTCCACTCAGTTTACGACCGTTCCCGGTGATAAAATTGCCTATGTCACGATGTTTGGTTTTTCCAATGACTGGTTCTATGCCAATGAACAGGGTATTGATGCGAATACAAAAGGGGATCTTACCTCAAAAACTTCACTCTTTGATTCAGGGACAGGTGTTGATCAGTATCCCGGAGCAGGAAACAGACAGGCTTTATTCGGGGGGACACCACAGGCTGAAAGCAAGCCTATCAGCAAAGTAGGAAATACTTTCCCGGTTCCTGCAGTACAAAATGTGATTAAAGTAACCATTGATTAA
- a CDS encoding YifB family Mg chelatase-like AAA ATPase — MLVKIYGSAIHGVAAQTITIEVNVDTGGVGYHLVGLPDNAIKESSYRISAALRNVGYKIPGKKITINMAPADLRKEGSAYDLSIAIGILAASDQILAENIQSYVIMGELSLDGSLQPIKGVLPIAIQSREEGFKGIILPIQNTREAAIVDNLEVYGAENIKEVIDFFNEGKPIKRIEIDTRKEFQQKMNDFPFDFSEVKGQETAKRAMEVAAAGGHNIILIGPPGSGKTMLAKRVPGILPPLTLKEALETTKIHSVAGKIGTETSLMTVRPFRSPHHTISDVALVGGGSYPQPGEISLAHNGVLFLDEMPEFKRTVLEVMRQPLEDREVTISRARFTVNYPASFMLIASMNPSPSGFFPDDPGNTSSVYEMQRYMNKLSGPLLDRIDIHIEVQKVEFEQLAEKRKGEKSSEIRNRVLKARSIQNERYKDLNISYNAQIGPKEIEAFCSLDDISLNLIKLAMEKLNLSARAYDRILKVARTVADLEGSGNILPHHISEAIQYRSLDREFWNV; from the coding sequence ATGCTGGTAAAAATATATGGAAGCGCCATTCACGGTGTTGCAGCGCAGACCATTACAATTGAAGTCAATGTAGATACCGGAGGGGTAGGGTATCATCTCGTAGGGCTTCCTGATAATGCCATTAAAGAAAGCAGTTACAGGATTTCTGCAGCCCTAAGAAATGTAGGGTACAAAATTCCGGGAAAGAAAATTACCATCAATATGGCACCTGCCGATCTCCGGAAAGAAGGTTCCGCCTATGACCTCAGCATAGCCATTGGAATTCTGGCCGCCTCAGACCAGATCCTTGCGGAAAATATACAGAGCTATGTCATTATGGGCGAGCTGTCTCTGGACGGAAGCCTGCAGCCTATAAAAGGAGTGCTTCCTATTGCCATCCAGTCAAGGGAAGAAGGATTTAAAGGCATTATACTGCCGATACAGAATACCCGTGAAGCAGCCATTGTAGATAACCTTGAAGTGTATGGAGCTGAAAATATAAAAGAAGTTATAGACTTTTTTAACGAAGGAAAGCCTATTAAAAGAATTGAAATTGATACCAGGAAGGAGTTTCAGCAAAAAATGAATGATTTTCCATTCGATTTTTCTGAAGTTAAAGGCCAGGAAACCGCAAAAAGAGCAATGGAAGTAGCCGCCGCAGGCGGTCACAATATCATTCTGATCGGTCCTCCGGGCAGCGGAAAAACAATGCTGGCGAAAAGAGTTCCCGGAATTTTACCTCCTTTAACACTGAAAGAAGCACTGGAAACAACCAAAATACATTCCGTAGCCGGCAAAATCGGAACAGAAACATCCCTGATGACCGTAAGGCCTTTCCGTTCTCCGCATCACACCATTTCAGATGTTGCTTTGGTAGGAGGCGGAAGTTATCCCCAGCCCGGCGAAATTTCACTGGCCCACAACGGCGTTTTGTTTCTGGACGAGATGCCTGAATTTAAAAGAACCGTTCTTGAGGTGATGAGACAGCCTCTTGAAGACCGTGAAGTTACTATTTCCAGGGCCAGATTTACCGTAAACTATCCTGCAAGCTTTATGCTCATTGCATCCATGAATCCCAGTCCCAGTGGATTTTTTCCTGATGATCCGGGAAATACCTCATCTGTTTACGAAATGCAGCGATACATGAACAAGCTTTCCGGACCTTTGCTGGACAGGATTGATATTCATATAGAAGTTCAGAAGGTTGAATTTGAACAATTGGCGGAAAAAAGAAAAGGAGAAAAAAGCTCAGAAATCAGGAACCGCGTTCTGAAAGCACGGAGTATTCAGAATGAGCGATATAAAGATCTTAATATCAGTTATAATGCTCAGATTGGCCCCAAAGAAATTGAAGCATTCTGCAGTCTGGATGATATTTCGCTCAATCTTATTAAGCTGGCTATGGAGAAACTAAATCTTTCGGCCCGGGCTTACGACAGGATCTTAAAAGTAGCCAGAACAGTGGCCGACCTAGAGGGGAGTGGGAATATTCTCCCGCATCATATTTCTGAAGCCATACAGTACAGAAGCCTGGACCGGGAGTTTTGGAATGTTTAA